Below is a window of Neofelis nebulosa isolate mNeoNeb1 chromosome 8, mNeoNeb1.pri, whole genome shotgun sequence DNA.
ATATTATAAAGACCAAAAATGTTTTACTGAATTAAGGAAAATAAGCTACCCCCCATGCCTGGGTGTTCTTTGTCCtctttattccaaaatatttgctTGCTTTTATGAAGATAGGATCTTCATCATTACAACAGTGGtaatggaagagagagaagtctTTGGGTAATAATTAGATTGcagttttttttccacttttttccttgctttttgagTGCCTAAACAGTAAACCCTAGTGAATGTATCAATGTATTTCTTGCCACATTtgaaattattgttattatctatccctaaattaaatattttttgtttgcaatataaaaatttttaattacaatacAAATTATATGGTTTAGCCAAGTAGCAGTAAACGAAGAACtaatttgtgttctttctgtACTTATCATTTGTTGACTAATTAGTTTCTCTACAAGACACCAAGTGACTGTTATAAATACAAACCTCCTGAGCATATAAAGGTTAATTTTGAAGTGATTACAAATATTCCAGTAACATTATAATTAATAGTTACATTTCCAATGCAGAAATCTTCTAAAGGACCAATTGGTAACCTCTGTAAATTAGTACAGATTGTTGGCATCATTTAGGATGGCTTTGCACTATTCCTTTCAGTCAATTGAGTTTCAGTGTGAGGCAGgatcaaaatattaaaaccatcATTATTCTAAAACCATGACCCTATgagtgtgcatctgtgtgtgtgtgtgtatgtgtgtgtgtgtgtgtgtgtgtgtgtatgcatttacaagagagacacacacatactgtGTCTGTGCAtactatttattcattctctcaGTCTGAGCCTGAGCTATGATTGGacatatttttttgaaagttttatggttttgttaATACAAACACAATGTGAACACAACTGTCTGTCTGTTCATTATCTTCACTGTGGAGCCTGGCATTGGGATTGGTGACTCTGATGGCCAGCTGGGCTTCTCTTTCCACAATGGCTTTGTGGTTCTTGGAGGAGACATTATGAGCAATCTCTGGACAGTAAGATTTGTTGCACAACAGGAGGACTTCGAGTTCCTTGACTTTGTGGACTTGGAACTTCCAGAAGCCACTGGGCAGCACATGCTTTGTTTTCCTGATGCTCTTGTAACCAGTGTTGGGCATCAAGATCTGGCCCTTGTATCTTCTGTGCACCCTATTGTCAATGCCTCTGTGTTTCCACCAATTACGTTTAATTTTGACATATAGGTCTGACTGG
It encodes the following:
- the LOC131483813 gene encoding large ribosomal subunit protein eL32-like, yielding MATLRPLTKPKIIKKRTRKFIWYQSDLYVKIKRNWWKHRGIDNRVHRRYKGQILMPNTGYKSIRKTKHVLPSGFWKFQVHKVKELEVLLLCNKSYCPEIAHNVSSKNHKAIVEREAQLAIRVTNPNARLHSEDNEQTDSCVHIVFVLTKP